The Streptomyces sp. NBC_00454 DNA segment CGAGCAGCGCTGTTCCGCCGCCGAGGCGGTCGGCGACGAGGACGATGCCGACGCTTTCACCCCCGTGCGGCTCCCATCCGCCCAGCCAGGACACCGCGCGCCCGTCGCCGGTCCGCACCCAGAGCAGGACCAGGCACAGTACGTCCGCCACCGCCCAGGCCGTGGCCAGGATGTCGCAGCCGAGCCGCGGCAGCCACCGGCCGGCCACGGAGAGCACCACGGCGCCCAGCAGCGGAATCGCCACGGCCAGCGGTAGGAGGGCCGCGGTGCTCGGCACGCGGCCTCAGCCCCTGAGTTCGGTGAGGTTCTGCGGGTCCACGGTGCCGTGCCGCTTCTGCAGTTGGATGACCAGGGCGAGCAGCAGGGCGGTGACGGCGGCTCCCACGACCACATCGGTCAGCGCCAGGGCCTGCACCACCGGGTCGACCACCGGTGAGCCGACCGGCAGGTCCGCGAAGACGGGTGCGGTCGCGCCCCGTCGGTAGCCGACGGCGAGCAGCAGGACGTACGTCGAGGACTGGGCGACGGCCAGGCATCCCACGGCATGGACGAGGTTCCGGCTGGTGACCAGGCCGTACAGACCCACCAGCAGGATCCAGGCGGCAGCGAGGAAGGGCAGCAGGTTCATTCGGGCTCCGGCGGGTCGAAGCGTGTACGGGCGGGTCCGCCGCCGGTGATCTCGACGGCCTGGTCCAGGAAGTGCGCGAGCAGCACGATCACGCCGGAGCCGACCTCTACGCCGACGGCCGCGTTGAGCACCGGCACCAGTCCGGCGGAGGAGAGCCGGTCGAAGGTGCCCAGCGGCAGGAAGTTCGCCAGGAAGGCCCCGGCGACGACCAGACCGGCCACGCCCAGTGCCGTGAACGCCCCGGCCGCCACGGCGTCGGCCACGTCCAGGACGGCCAGGGGCCGCACCTGCTTGAGGACCCGGTAGTCCGCGGCCACGTACGCCAGGTGCAGTCCGGTGGCCAGCACCACCCCGCCCTGGAATCCGCCGCCGGGGGTGAGCTGCCCGTGCGCCACGATGTACACCCCGGTCAGCAGGGTCACCGGGAGCAGCAGCGCCCCGAACAGCCGGGTGGAGGGCAGCACCCGCTCGGCCTCCGGCCACTCCTTGCGCTCGTCGCGCGCCAGGCGCAGGAGCAGGGTGGCGCCCAGGACGGCGCCGAACAGGATCGACTCCTCGCCCAGGGTGTCGAAGGCGCGCAGGTCGAAATTGACCGAGGAGACGGTGTTGGCCGTGCGCCGGCTCAGCGCCGCGGCCACGGCCCGGTCACCGTACGGGTGGACGGGCGTGCCGAAGTGCGGCAGGCCGGTGCAGGCGGCGGCGAACGCCACCGCGATGACGGCGCCCGCGCTCAGGAACAGCCAGAGCCTCACGGACCGGCTCATCGGCTCCGGCGCTCTCGGCGCGACGGCCGCTCGGGCTGCGGCCGGTCGGGCTGCGGCCGGTCGGGGTCCGGCTGCTCGGGGTCCGGCTGCTCGGGGTTTGGCTGCCCGGGGTTTGGCTGCCCGCCCGGGCTGCCGGCTCCCCTGATCTTGCGAACGGTGAGCAGGATCAACAGCGGTGTGACCGCGGTCCCGACACCCAGCTGGGAGAGTGCCACGTCCGGGGCCTGGAGCACCGTGAACAGGAGTGCCAGGGTCAGGCCCAGCATGGCCAGGACGGCGGCCTGGCGCACCGGATCGCGGGTCAGGGCAGCCACCGTCGCGGCGACCACCACCGCGAGCAGCACGACCGCGACCAGGATGTCGATCGTGTTCGCGTTCACTGCGCGAGCTCCTCCCGCTCCGGCTCCTCCAGCAGAGCCGTCGCCCGGCCGATCGCCATCGTGGTGACGGTTCCGCCGGCGGCCAGCAGCGCGCCGATGGCGAGCAGCGTCACCGCCGCCCGGCCCGGGCCCGTGTCGACGGCGAGAGCGAGCACCACCAGGGGCGCGCCCAACGACGTGGCGCAGGACAGCGCGTGCAGACGCAGGTAGGGGCCGGGCAGGACGACCAGGCTCAGGGCGGTCAGCACCAGCACGGCCGTACCCGCGACCAGCAGGACCAGAACCAGAAGGTGAC contains these protein-coding regions:
- a CDS encoding sodium:proton antiporter encodes the protein MNLLPFLAAAWILLVGLYGLVTSRNLVHAVGCLAVAQSSTYVLLLAVGYRRGATAPVFADLPVGSPVVDPVVQALALTDVVVGAAVTALLLALVIQLQKRHGTVDPQNLTELRG
- a CDS encoding MnhB domain-containing protein; its protein translation is MSRSVRLWLFLSAGAVIAVAFAAACTGLPHFGTPVHPYGDRAVAAALSRRTANTVSSVNFDLRAFDTLGEESILFGAVLGATLLLRLARDERKEWPEAERVLPSTRLFGALLLPVTLLTGVYIVAHGQLTPGGGFQGGVVLATGLHLAYVAADYRVLKQVRPLAVLDVADAVAAGAFTALGVAGLVVAGAFLANFLPLGTFDRLSSAGLVPVLNAAVGVEVGSGVIVLLAHFLDQAVEITGGGPARTRFDPPEPE
- a CDS encoding Na(+)/H(+) antiporter subunit B, which translates into the protein MNANTIDILVAVVLLAVVVAATVAALTRDPVRQAAVLAMLGLTLALLFTVLQAPDVALSQLGVGTAVTPLLILLTVRKIRGAGSPGGQPNPGQPNPEQPDPEQPDPDRPQPDRPQPERPSRRERRSR
- a CDS encoding monovalent cation/H(+) antiporter subunit G, translated to MTPRHLLVLVLLVAGTAVLVLTALSLVVLPGPYLRLHALSCATSLGAPLVVLALAVDTGPGRAAVTLLAIGALLAAGGTVTTMAIGRATALLEEPEREELAQ